Part of the Pseudarthrobacter sp. NBSH8 genome is shown below.
GGGCACCCCGCAGAGCTGGCGGGCGGTGATCGGAAGAGTGATGTTCACGGCTTGGCCTTTCACGGTGGACGGGGCGGTGGAACTGAGGCTGACCTGGAAACAGAACACGGTGCTCGTGGACTTGGGGACGGACGCTGACGTCAGCCCGGCTGCGGTCAGCACCGTGTATCCGGTGGTTGTGCCGCACTGTGCGGTCGATGTGACATTTTTGGCGCTGACCGTAAGGTACTGGGCCAGGACGCCGCTGTTGACGTTGGCGAGCGTTGCCTGGCCAACGGTGAGCGCCGCGTTGAAGGTTCCGCCGGCGTTGCTGCCATTGACAATTGCAACGTTGGCGTAGACCGAGTTTCCTGGCGAGACTGTAGCGGTCTGCGTGAGGTTCAGGCTGCCTGCCTGTCCTCCGGCGATGGTCATGTTGGTCACCTGCCCCGAGGGGCTTGCGGTGAGGGCGACATCGAACGAAGCAGCGGAGACGATTCCCGGAGCAGCGGTGGTGCTGGCGTTCCACAAGGCGTAGGTGCCTTGGACTGTCAGCAGTCCGAGCACCACCGCTGCTGCGATGAGTACACCGGTTCGCAGCATCCGCGGGATCCGCATTGTTCCTCCTGGTCCTGATCCTAATCTTTCCAGCCTGGCGGTTGGCCGATTGGCCAACCGCCAATCTCAGACTAGGACAGGCCGGACTGCGTGACCTGCGTCAGCTGGAAGGCAACACTGTTGAAGTTGTACGAAACGCCCACGTCGGTGCGGCCGGCGGTCGTGGACAGGAATTCAAAGGTGATGGTGGCGGTCACTGTCTGGGCGGAGCCGGTGGGCTTCAGCGGGTTGGCTACAGGCAACCCGCCGACGGTCAGGACCGGAGCGGAAACGGTGACGTTGGCCGGCGTGAAACCGTTGGTGGCGCTGATACCGGTGGTGGCGACGTTGGCGGCCATCTTGTCACCCTCGAGGGTGACAGGCAGTGTCTGCGTGAAGGTGAGCTTGTCGCCCGGCACTACCTTGTAGTTGGCGATAGTGACCGCGTCACCGTTGCGGTCCTTCCAGGTGCCTGCAGTGGAGTTCACCAGGTTCAGGTTGCCGGAGACGATGGTGCCCGGGGTGGTTGTGGCTTCTGCGTTCCAGTTGGCCAGTGTGCCGCCGCCGCCCAGCATCAGAGCCCCGCCCAGTGCGATGGCTGCGGATCCGGTGATCAGTGTCATGTTCTTCATGGTGTGTCCCCTCAGACTTTGCTTGCGTGGTTTCCTGCTGAACACCACAATGCACGGCCTCGATCAGGACTGCCGGGGGGAATCCATCAAGGTTTACACAAGAACTTCCAAGCCAAAACCGGTCCATCAAAGTTAGTAATTCCGCCGGTGCTTCAGCCTCGGCAGCACAGCCGCGAACACACCAGCCGCCGCGAACCCCAGGAAGCCCGTGGCCGAGACACCCGCGCCCAGCGTGAAAAGCGCGGTCACCCCGGAGAGGAGGACGGGCCCGCCGGTGGAGCCTGCGTCGGCGATGAAACGCCACAGCCCCAGGAACTGGCCGCGGCCGCGGTCGGGCGAGAAATCGGCGCCGAGCGTCATGATCAGGCCGGAGCTGATGCCGTTGCCTAATCCGATCAGCAGTGAGGCCAGCAGCAGCCCGGCAAAGGATGCAGTCAAAGGAATGAGCAGCATGGCGATGCCCATGATGATGGTGGACGGGATGGCCACGAAGAGCCTGCCGCGGCGGTCCATCACCTTTCCGGCCGGGTAAAACAGCAGCATGTCGATTGCGCCGGACAGCCCGTAAATCACGGAAGCCTGCGCCGGATCCATGCCCAGATGCTCCGCCCACAGCGGGATCACCACCTGGCGGGACGCGCGCAGCGCGCTCAGCAACAGAATCCCTATGCCCAGCGTCAGGAAGACGCGGGCCTGAGATACCGCCACATTCCGCAGGGTCGGCTCCGGACCCTTGTGTCCGCCGTCGGGCGCTGGCGGGACCACCAGATCCGGGATGGTGACAGCCAGAACCGCGGCCGCGGCCATGCCCACCACCCCCACCCAGTACGCTCCGGAGATCCCCGCGAACTGCATCACGCCCGCGCCGATGAACGGTCCGATAAAAACGCCGATCCTGCTGACCCCGCCCAGCGTGGACAGCGCCCGCGCCCGGAACTGGACGGGTACAGCCTCTGTGAGGTACTTCTGCCGCGCCAGGCTGAAGACGCTTGCGGCCATTCCGACGACCACCATGGCCACCGCGAGCAACCACAGTCCGTTGGGGATCAGGGAGGACATCGCGGCGGCCGCGAGTGCGAGGGCTCCCGCCGCGGCGGCGCCCACGATGGACCAGCGTTCGCCGAACTTGAGCGTGATGAGGGACGCGGGCAGGTTGAAGAACCACGAGCCGAGCCCAATCAGTGTGACCACCAAGGCGGACACCGCCACCGATGCGCCGAGGTCGCGGGCGGAGAGGACCACCACAGGGAGAACCGCGCCTTCGCCGATGGAGAACAGCAGCGCAGGACCGAAGGCGGGTATGGCGATACTTCGGAAATTGAACGGCTGTGAGGTACCTGGCGAAGTCATCAGATTTATCTTATGCCGCCGGAAATTCGCCGGCTTTCAGGGGGTCACAAGCGGCGCCGCGAGGACTAACGTTTGCCTTGTGGGGCGCTCCCGCCTGCCCCTCACAGCCAAGGAGGCCTCATGGGTGAAGTGTGGATCCGCACCATCAACAACGGTTTGGTCCGGGCCGACAAGGTCACGGAAATCGCGTCCACCCGGGGGTCCCTTCACGAGGACCAGGGTTTTGCGCTGAAGGTCATTGTGGACGGCAAGGCCCACGTGGTCATTGACGACGGCACTCTTCCGGGCACGCTTCCCGAACGGCTGGAACACGCGCAGCACCTGGAGGACGCGCTGCTGTTCGCCCTCGACGAAGCCCGCGACGCCGAGGCCTCCACGGTGGTCTTCTTCGCTCCGGAGAGCGACCGCTGGGCCCTCGCTGCGGCGGCGGAACTGGCCGGCGGGCTTCCCGCCGTCGGATAACCCCGGACGGCGGCCCTCCACCAAAGAGTGTGTGGGTCAGGCTGCGACGTGGCTGAACTCGGTGGCCTTCGCGGTGACGCGCCGGGGTGCCAGGATGCTGAGCGTGCAGTGGGTCTGCTGCGGGTCAATCCTGGCCGGCAGGTGATGGGCCTCGGAGCATGCCTGAAGCAGCCGCAGGGCTTCGGGATCGACGCGGGCGTTCCGCACGTCCAATTCCAGGTCCAGGTTGTGCTTCAAGGAGTTGGCGCGTTTCACCACAACGTAGAGGGCCTGGATGCTGTGGATGGTGACGTGGCCCTTGGCGAGAACCTGGGCCTTCGCGTGGTCGAGATCTACACGGACAAGAATGCTGAGCTTTTCGGACAAGATAATCATGCCTTCCTTGCGTGGCTGCGACACTGCAGCCGGGGAGGCCGCGACGCTGCGGCCAAATGGCCGCGCCTCTGCAGCCTCACTCAGCGTAGGCAAGGAATGTGATCTGCGCAACACCAGGGTTCATTGTGTCGGAGCCGCCCGCGTCTGGCCAGCCAGCCCCGGGCCAGGCTCCAGGTCTCCTGCAAAGTCGTTGAGGCGATGGTGATGCCGGCGAGGCGTAGGGCTCGGTTGGGGTAGTTGCGTAAGTCTCGGGTTGCCTGGCAGCATCGGTGAAGCCGGTGACGCCCTCGCCGATCCAGAGACCGTGGCGTGGGCATATGACTCGTTCGTGGGTGGTGTAGATCTGCACGTATCGGCCGGCGCCGTGGGCGGGGACAAATGCTCCGCGACTGTTGACATTGGTTTGTCCTAAGTCATCAGCACCACGCGAATCTTGGTCCCGCAGTCGCCTGCCCGCTCGCTCCCGCCTTCAGCTCTCTGTTTCCATGTACTGGTCACGGTTTCGCGGCTGATTTTTGGTCGTGCCTGTCTGTGTGCAGCCGTGTCTGATACCGCAGCGGGCGGCATGGGCGACGAAGTCGCCGGGCCGGCATACTCAAGAGCCTGCTATCGACGGCGTACACCGATGTTTCTCATCCTGATCTTTGGCGTCTTGCGGCTGCCAGTCTCCTAACCATTCCTGTAATGGCCGCTCCACCGATCACGGACATAAATGCCCCGGTCGTGATCGCCCAGACAGGGGTATTCGCTCCGGTGACGGCACGAACTTCCGGAGCGCCTTCATATGTACCGCCAACAGGAGTCATGGAGGTGACTCCACCTGGTGAGGCGGCAGAAGTCGCGCTCACGTGCGGGGTCACCATCGCTGTTGACGACGGCGTTTCCGAGGGTGTCGTTTCAGCTTCTTTCGTGACTTCGTCCGCCATAGCCTCAGGTGAAATCACTTTAGGTTTTGCCGCCGCCGCTTCCTGGGCCGCATTGCCAGCAGCAGACACAAGCCGGGCGAAAGTGGCTGCAACCTCCTCAGATGGAGCATCAGTCCGCACAGGCACCTGTTGTGCAGGTGAGGGTGCGGGAGCCGTGGCATCTTCGGTAGTAGCTGGCGCTGATACTGGGGTGTCTTCAGAAATGGAAGGTGCTGCGTCCGGAGCCGTAACGGGAGCCTCAGGAGCAGGAACTTCAGGAGCCGTTACAGCGGAGGCGGGACCCGGGGCGTCTTCAGTAATAGAGAAAGTAGAAGCTGCCGATCCCTGGAGCCCACAACGTGTACCTACCCCAGCCCATGCATCCCCCGGCTTGAGATTCGAGCAGGAGGGAGGAACAGGAGGCGTGCCGGGGACGAATAGCAACCTATTAGGGGTTGCACCTTTGTTGGCACTAATTACACCTGTTGTAGCGTTATTGATCATTGACTGGTGAACCTGTGCGGGCGACAGTGCGGGGTCTCGGGAGAGCATAATAGCAGCCGCACCAGAAACGTGAGGGGTAGCCATTGACGTGCCGCTCAAGGTGTTGTAGTCGGTAGAAGAATTGTTCCAAGCCGACCTGACAGATACTCCCGGCGCTTGAATGTCCACACATGGACCGTAGTTGGACCATGATGCCTGAGCGTCATTGATGTCTGTCGCTGCAACAGTAATGGCAGACGGAATTCGGGCAGGAGAGGAATTGCAGGCATCCGCACCGTCGTTACCTGCGGCGGCCACAACCGTGATGCCGTCATTTACCGCGCTCTGAACAGCCTGGTCAAAGGAGGAACTGGTGAAACCACCAATGCTGAGGTTCATAACTGCTGGCTGGCCGGCAATGTGGTGTGCAACCGCCCAGTCGACCCCTGCTATGGCTGTCGAGTTCCAGCCGCTTCCATCGCATTCGACCACTCGGACGGGAACGATAGCGGCCTTTTTGGCAACACCGTAGGTTGTTCCGGCGACTGTTCCGGCGACGTGCGTCCCGTGTCCGTTACAGTCGTTGGCCCCATTGCCATCGCTGATACCCGTCCAGCTGGCAGCAACCCTGCCGGTAAATTCTGAGTGCGACATGTAGAGCCCGGTGTCAACAACGTAGACATTTACCCCGGCGCCTTCATTACCGATAGCGAATTGGCCGTCTCTTCCTGTTCGTTGATCTATTCGATCAAGCCCCCAGATGGAGGTGGAGCCGGTGATTGAGACAGGGGTGTCCAGTTCAACCGATGCTACGTGTACTGATTTCTTCAGTGTCTCTATCTCATCGGAGGTCGCTACAACCACTGAAGCTTTCATCGTATGAGAGAGCGTCTCTTTGACTTCGATCCCTCTCTCTTGGAGAGAATTGGACTCCGCTTCTGCATTCACATCGCTGCCATATTGCACAATGTACCGCTGTTCCCCTGCGGGTAGAGCAGAGGAGGACGGATGAGAAGAGAGGACCGGTAAGGGTGGGCTGTCAGTTACAGCATCAGCGTGAGCAGGTGTCAAAGATAGTGCTATCAACGCAAGGAAAACGGATGCTATGGCTTTAAGGGCACGGGGCGGACCGCCATCGGATCTGGCCTCCGCCACGCAGGCACGGGCCTCTTCGGCTGTTTTAGAGAAGCCGGGCGAATTCGGGTTGTTCACGGGCTGCGGGACAAGGGGCACAGCCCCCAAGCTTACGGGCGCGACAGACAACATGAAAGCTCTCGACGAGACTCATCAATAGTGATCGCGAACCGGGATATTCCGTGGGGTATCGGGCCCCACTGTTGTTGGTTCTAAAAGCCGAACACTTGAGCTGCCAGCGAATATATCCCCCATAACCCGGCCGCTAACAGGATGCCGAGGTAGGCCAGGACCAGCCTCGTATCGCGGAGGTAGCACTTCGACCTCGTCAGGCCCCGCCGTCGGGCTTTCCAGTAGCCTGCGAATCCGATGGCGGCGAATACGGACAGTGCCAGCGGACCGGTTGCCCAGCCGAGCAGGGCAATGGTCGCGAAGATGCAGAGCCGCAGCGGATCGAAGGTCGGCGGGGACTGCGGATCCGTTTCAGGGTCAGGACTATGTCCGTGTCGGCCTGCGTGCTTCGAGCGCACGAGCTTGGACGGCGACGGCCCGGCTGCAATACGCCGGGCATCAGAAGCGGAACTCATCATTCCTCCCTGTCGCTGGCTCGGACCTGGCGGACCGGGAGAAGTTCGCAGATGATCTTCCAAAGATCCATTGTCCGCGGGTGGGACAGGGAGGATTGCTCGCTGAGCAGGTCCGGCAGGGAGGACTTCATGAGGTTGCGCAGCTCGAGCGGGATCGCGCTGTCGGCGCCGACCTCACCGTCGTTTACGCCGAGTGTCGCTGTCATCGTCAGGGTGGTGAAAACACCTGCCTCGGACAGGCGCGCGATGGCCATGTCTTTGAAGCGGGTCAGGTCTCCCCCGCGGTGGTGGATGGATGCTTCTTTGGACGGTCCGTCGTATTGGAGGTACACCTCCACGCAGTCCCGGTGCCTGGCCAGCAGTGCAAGCAGTTCATCGTCGGTGGCCATCAGCATCCCGTTGCTGTTCACCATGATCCGGACGATCGGCCGGGCGACGAGCTCATCCAGGAGTTCGGCCAGATGGGGATAAAGCGTCGGCTCGCCGCCGGAGAGCATCAGCACGTCCAGCCGCCCGTTTTCGCGGGCAAGCCGGGTGTCGATATTCGCGAGCACCTCGCTGAGCGGCGCCACTCCCTGCAGCTGGGGGCCGGATGCGGTGAAGCAGGTGGGGCAGCGCAGATTGCAGTGCTCGATGATGTCCTGCAGGAGGATGCACGTGTGCTGCGTCTGCATCGCGGGCAGCCCATAGGCGTAAGCCTCCGGCACCTGGCGGTAATTGGCCGCCAGACGTTCCACGAGTGGCTGGCGGCCAGGCCGCCAGTCGACTAGTGGCTTCGCCTGTGGCGCACGACCGCCGCCGCGAGCCCCATGGCGCCCATCAGGGATCCGAGGATGATTGCCAAGCCTGTGAGGTATTCAAGAATGGTCATTGTTGACGCCCCTTTTCGTATGGCTGATGCGTCGACGCTAGTTATTGATCCTCAGGATCAGCCAAAGATGGCAGGGTGCATTCCCGCAAGATTCCGCACTGTGCCACGGGCCGGAGCTGATCGCAACCGTCCCGCACCATCCCTAGACTAGGAACGTGTCCCCACTACCCGTACCCTCATCCGATGCCACTCCGATACCGCGCGGCTGGCTGGCCCGGAAGCTGTTGCCGGGTGGTACCGAACCGGACCCCCGCTTCACCCTGGCCAACGAGCGCACGTTCCTGGCCTGGATCAGGACGTCGCTGGCGTTCCTGGCCGGCGGTATCGCGATCGAGGCGTTTGCCGGCGGGCTTTTCAGCGGACCCGTCCGGGAAGGGCTGTCCGTCCTGTTGCTTGTCCTCGGCATGCTGATCAGCGCGGGCGCCGCCGCCCGGTGGCTCTCGGTGGAGCGAAGCATGCGGGCTGGAACGCCGCTGCCTTTGCCGCTGCTGGTTCCGCTGCTGGCCCTGGGCGGAGCCACAGCCGCGGGCCTCATCATTTTCCTGATCCTGGCGGGCTGAGCAGTGTCCGTGCATACGGACCCGGGGCTCCAGCCCGAACGAACCGTCATGGCCTGGGGCCGCACACTGCTGGCACTGCTCACCGTCAGCGCCATTTTCCTGCGCTGGTTGCCGACTCACGGGCCGCTGGTTCTAGCCCTCGTAGCCGCGGCAGTGGTCACGGCCGGTGGTATCTTCGCCACCCAACGGATCCGGTACCGGCGAAGCTCCCGAGGCATTAACGCCGAAAATCTCCACGCCGATGCGGGCGGCGTCTTGGCCTTGTCCGCAGGAGTTGTCCTGCTCGGCGCCGCCAGCCTCGTCGCTGCGCTTACGTTCTAGCCCGCCGCCGGCGTATCCCGGCGCGGTGAAGTCCGAAAAACCCTACCGGTACCCGTCCACGATCGACGCCGCGATTTCCTTGTACGCCCGCCGGGTGTCCGGCTTCAGCACGTCCAGGGTGACCAGGTCGCCGTCGGCCACTCCGCGATCGTGCGGGACGGCGATGAGCTGGCGGCAGATCCCGGCGAGGTGTTCCTCGATGGCGTCCTTGTCCACGCGGGAGGAGACCTCGTCCTTGTCCGTGATGACCACAATCGCGTTCCGGGCCAGGTCCTCGTACCCGTGGCTCGCCAGCCAGTGCAGGGTGCTGCGGGCACGCTTGGCCCCGCTCACCGCATACCCGGCGGCGATGATGATGTTGTCCGCCGACTGCAGGATCCCGCTCATGGCATTGTGGGTCACGCCCGTGCCGCAGTCGGTCAGGGCCACGGAGTAGTAGCTGGAGATGAGTTTGCGGATCCGCAGGTACTCGGCGGCCGTGAGCGAGTCCGAGACCTCCGGGTCCTGCTCTCCCGCGATCAGGTGCAGCCGGCCGGCGTGGTGCATGTACCGGGCCAGTGCGGTGAGGGAGTCAACACCTTCGATGTTCGCCAGCAGGTCCGTGATGGTGCGCGGGCTGGCCTGCTGATAGATGCCTTCGCCCAGGGCGCGTTCCACGAGGTCGCCGGAGTCCGGGTTGGCGTCAATGGCGCAGGGCGGGTCGCCACGGAATTCGGCCAGCGTCAGGCCCACGCCCACCGTGGTGGAGGTCTTGCCGATGCCGCCCTTGAGGCTCAGGACCGCGGTGTTGAAACTGCCCTGCAGCTGACGGGAGATGCGGCGGCCCAGTTCGTCTTCCTCGCGCTGCTTGGCGCCGGGGCCCAGGTTCCAGGCCCCGCCCGTGAGCGCGTAGAGGGCGCCGCGGACTCCGCCCACCGGCCGCGGTTTCTGTTCGCGCACAAACAGGCCCGGGGAGCTGATGAAATCGGGCATGGGACTGTCGGCGATGACGTCCGCCGCGGTAGGGCGGACGCGCCGGAACGCCGGCGTCGGTGCTTCCCCTGGAACGTACGACGACGACGGCGCGGCTTCGTCGCCGTCGTACGCCGTTGCGGGGGTGCCTGAGTCCGGCCCGGCAGGCTGCCCGGCCTGCGGTACCACCTGTGGCTGCGCGGTCACGGGCGGCCGCGCGGGCCGGCGGGTGGGCGCAGGAACAGAGGTGATGGGGGCAGAAGATGCGGGTGTGGCTTGGTCGGCGGCGGCCGCCGCCTCGGCCCAGGAACTGCGGCGCGGTACGGGGGTGCCGGCGTCGGGGGTGTTGGAGAGATCTGGCGTTACGGCTGGCATGGTTCCTGTCTGGGCATCCGAAAGGGCGCCGTCGGCGCGACGGAGGTCACGGCGTCGGCGGGGCGGTTGCGGTAGCCCTGCATCTGCGATGGGGCGTGCGTTCTGATCCGCCGGATCGGGCATGTCTGTTCCCCCAGGACTTTCGGCACAAGGTTCTGCGGCACTTTACGGACTGATTCAAACAGTAAGTCTAGGCGCTGGTGCGGAATGGCGAGGTCAGCCGCGGCTGAGCGCGGCAATCACCACGGCGGCGGTGAGAACCAGAAGGACGGCGAGTACGGTGTAGGCCTGCCATTTGGGGCGGCCCTTATGCGGGTTGATGTCGATGTAGGGCATGGCTAGCTGCGGTTACTCCTCGTGGCGGTCACCCGCACGGCGCGTCGCTTCCGGCGCAGTGCGTGGTACGTCACATAGAAGGGAAGTAACAGCGTGCCCAACAGTGCGCACAGCGCCAAGGCATAGTCAATGAGAGCCACAACGGTCTCCGAAGGTTAGAAGTGATCCCCCATGCGATCAGAGGTCACGTTATCGGTTGGTCACGTTGATGACAAGTCACATCGTCCCCAGGTTGTGCGGCTGCGTCCTCCGGGGCAGCCGCGCAACCTGTGGTCGATGGATGTGTTACTGATTGCGTGGATTACCGGCTTTGGCTCAGCTGGCCGCAGGCTACGGGCAGTGTCGCCCAGGCCGGAAGTCCGGGCAGGGACGCAACCGTGGTTGGCAGCGGGTCGGTCGGATTGATGCCGTGGATGACCACGTGCCGGTCCCCCAGCTTCAGTGCCTGCTTGAGTTCTGACTGCAGGTGGGACTTGGCGGCCTCTTCACTGTAGTGATAGCTGCCGGACGCGTCCGCCACCGGGAAATCAAGTGAGGGCGCGAAGCTGTTCAGGTCGCTGTCCAGGGAGATCAGAACCGGCCCATACTTGGGCAGACCTTCGATAACGTCCACGAAGCTGTCGTGATTCACGTCATCGCTGGCATTGGGGCAGGTGGTCCCGGCGTGGATGTGCTGCGGGTGGAGCGTTCCGGCGGTGACCCCTTGGACGTCCACAGTGACGGTTATATCGTCACCGTTGACTGTGATCACAGCGGTCCCGCTCGCTGACGGAATCGTGTAGGTTGTGCCGGCAACAGTGTGCGCGCCCGCGTTCAACGGCGACAACTGAGCTACGAATTCCTTGTTCGGCACCGACTTGGCGCTTGGCCGGGAAGCCGCAGGTGCCCCTGCCGCGGTGAGCAGGACAAGCCCCACCGTCACCGTCCCGCACAATACTGCTGATCTACGCATGATGTCTCCTCAAAAGGATCACCGTCTCGCCACAGCCTCATCCATTGGCGGGTCCGGCTTACAGTCAAGGAACGGCGCGCCGGCCCATGCGGGGAGACGTCCGCCCCCCGGCATGTAGCCTGAAAATACCATACAGTGGGGGTCGCAGGCGATAGCCCCGGCCCGGCACTGACAAAGACGCTAGCCTGCTGGCCACGCGGCATGAGGACGTCCGGGGTGCCGGCGGGGTTAGGCTCCCCCGGCCCACCGGACACCGTTTGCCGCTGCACGGAGCGCCCGGCCACGGGCGTGTAGGTCGGCCGCCACGGGAACGTGCCGGACTTTATGGAGCTGGGCAGCAGGAGTTTCATGGCCCCCCGGCGGCGCTGCCGGGCCGGCCGCCTTGGAGGTGTCGGCGATCAGTCCCATGCCGGCGTACTCCCGCACGGCGGCAATGCCTGCCACGGCTGCTGCCTTGCCGTCAAAGGCCTTGGACACGGCCATCACGGTTC
Proteins encoded:
- a CDS encoding SipW-dependent-type signal peptide-containing protein codes for the protein MRIPRMLRTGVLIAAAVVLGLLTVQGTYALWNASTTAAPGIVSAASFDVALTASPSGQVTNMTIAGGQAGSLNLTQTATVSPGNSVYANVAIVNGSNAGGTFNAALTVGQATLANVNSGVLAQYLTVSAKNVTSTAQCGTTTGYTVLTAAGLTSASVPKSTSTVFCFQVSLSSTAPSTVKGQAVNITLPITARQLCGVPSGC
- a CDS encoding MFS transporter, encoding MTSPGTSQPFNFRSIAIPAFGPALLFSIGEGAVLPVVVLSARDLGASVAVSALVVTLIGLGSWFFNLPASLITLKFGERWSIVGAAAAGALALAAAAMSSLIPNGLWLLAVAMVVVGMAASVFSLARQKYLTEAVPVQFRARALSTLGGVSRIGVFIGPFIGAGVMQFAGISGAYWVGVVGMAAAAVLAVTIPDLVVPPAPDGGHKGPEPTLRNVAVSQARVFLTLGIGILLLSALRASRQVVIPLWAEHLGMDPAQASVIYGLSGAIDMLLFYPAGKVMDRRGRLFVAIPSTIIMGIAMLLIPLTASFAGLLLASLLIGLGNGISSGLIMTLGADFSPDRGRGQFLGLWRFIADAGSTGGPVLLSGVTALFTLGAGVSATGFLGFAAAGVFAAVLPRLKHRRNY
- a CDS encoding CHRD domain-containing protein; translation: MRRSAVLCGTVTVGLVLLTAAGAPAASRPSAKSVPNKEFVAQLSPLNAGAHTVAGTTYTIPSASGTAVITVNGDDITVTVDVQGVTAGTLHPQHIHAGTTCPNASDDVNHDSFVDVIEGLPKYGPVLISLDSDLNSFAPSLDFPVADASGSYHYSEEAAKSHLQSELKQALKLGDRHVVIHGINPTDPLPTTVASLPGLPAWATLPVACGQLSQSR
- a CDS encoding YidH family protein, with product MSPLPVPSSDATPIPRGWLARKLLPGGTEPDPRFTLANERTFLAWIRTSLAFLAGGIAIEAFAGGLFSGPVREGLSVLLLVLGMLISAGAAARWLSVERSMRAGTPLPLPLLVPLLALGGATAAGLIIFLILAG
- a CDS encoding S8 family peptidase, whose protein sequence is MNAEAESNSLQERGIEVKETLSHTMKASVVVATSDEIETLKKSVHVASVELDTPVSITGSTSIWGLDRIDQRTGRDGQFAIGNEGAGVNVYVVDTGLYMSHSEFTGRVAASWTGISDGNGANDCNGHGTHVAGTVAGTTYGVAKKAAIVPVRVVECDGSGWNSTAIAGVDWAVAHHIAGQPAVMNLSIGGFTSSSFDQAVQSAVNDGITVVAAAGNDGADACNSSPARIPSAITVAATDINDAQASWSNYGPCVDIQAPGVSVRSAWNNSSTDYNTLSGTSMATPHVSGAAAIMLSRDPALSPAQVHQSMINNATTGVISANKGATPNRLLFVPGTPPVPPSCSNLKPGDAWAGVGTRCGLQGSAASTFSITEDAPGPASAVTAPEVPAPEAPVTAPDAAPSISEDTPVSAPATTEDATAPAPSPAQQVPVRTDAPSEEVAATFARLVSAAGNAAQEAAAAKPKVISPEAMADEVTKEAETTPSETPSSTAMVTPHVSATSAASPGGVTSMTPVGGTYEGAPEVRAVTGANTPVWAITTGAFMSVIGGAAITGMVRRLAAARRQRSG
- a CDS encoding radical SAM protein, producing the protein MERLAANYRQVPEAYAYGLPAMQTQHTCILLQDIIEHCNLRCPTCFTASGPQLQGVAPLSEVLANIDTRLARENGRLDVLMLSGGEPTLYPHLAELLDELVARPIVRIMVNSNGMLMATDDELLALLARHRDCVEVYLQYDGPSKEASIHHRGGDLTRFKDMAIARLSEAGVFTTLTMTATLGVNDGEVGADSAIPLELRNLMKSSLPDLLSEQSSLSHPRTMDLWKIICELLPVRQVRASDREE
- a CDS encoding MinD/ParA family protein, which encodes MPDPADQNARPIADAGLPQPPRRRRDLRRADGALSDAQTGTMPAVTPDLSNTPDAGTPVPRRSSWAEAAAAADQATPASSAPITSVPAPTRRPARPPVTAQPQVVPQAGQPAGPDSGTPATAYDGDEAAPSSSYVPGEAPTPAFRRVRPTAADVIADSPMPDFISSPGLFVREQKPRPVGGVRGALYALTGGAWNLGPGAKQREEDELGRRISRQLQGSFNTAVLSLKGGIGKTSTTVGVGLTLAEFRGDPPCAIDANPDSGDLVERALGEGIYQQASPRTITDLLANIEGVDSLTALARYMHHAGRLHLIAGEQDPEVSDSLTAAEYLRIRKLISSYYSVALTDCGTGVTHNAMSGILQSADNIIIAAGYAVSGAKRARSTLHWLASHGYEDLARNAIVVITDKDEVSSRVDKDAIEEHLAGICRQLIAVPHDRGVADGDLVTLDVLKPDTRRAYKEIAASIVDGYR
- a CDS encoding DUF1508 domain-containing protein encodes the protein MVRSLLSGNDAAEDPQTRRMDMAGMFVLFVDAESNFRFRVTAPDGTVMAVSKAFDGKAAAVAGIAAVREYAGMGLIADTSKAAGPAAPPGGHETPAAQLHKVRHVPVAADLHARGRALRAAANGVRWAGGA
- a CDS encoding alternate-type signal peptide domain-containing protein yields the protein MKNMTLITGSAAIALGGALMLGGGGTLANWNAEATTTPGTIVSGNLNLVNSTAGTWKDRNGDAVTIANYKVVPGDKLTFTQTLPVTLEGDKMAANVATTGISATNGFTPANVTVSAPVLTVGGLPVANPLKPTGSAQTVTATITFEFLSTTAGRTDVGVSYNFNSVAFQLTQVTQSGLS
- a CDS encoding DUF202 domain-containing protein → MHTDPGLQPERTVMAWGRTLLALLTVSAIFLRWLPTHGPLVLALVAAAVVTAGGIFATQRIRYRRSSRGINAENLHADAGGVLALSAGVVLLGAASLVAALTF